One window of the Streptomyces sp. ITFR-21 genome contains the following:
- a CDS encoding 3-hydroxyacyl-CoA dehydrogenase family protein: MAKKLAVIGAGLMGSGIAQVAAQAGYEVTLRDVTDEALARGRDAVRSSYERFTAKGRLTAEDAEAALARITTTTDLDAAADADLVVEAVFERIEVKREIFRDLDRIVGDDTVLASNTSAIPITAIAAATGRPERVVGTHFFSPVPMMPLCELVRGHKTDDETLARAREFAEGVGKTCVVVNRDVAGFVTTRLISALVVEAVKLYESGVASAEDIDTACRLGFGHAMGPLATADLTGVDILLHAAANIYTESQDGKFAPPELMRRMVDAGDLGRKSGQGFYTY, encoded by the coding sequence GTGGCGAAGAAGCTCGCTGTCATCGGAGCCGGACTGATGGGCTCGGGCATCGCGCAGGTGGCGGCCCAGGCCGGCTACGAGGTGACCCTGCGGGACGTCACGGACGAAGCGCTCGCCCGCGGCAGGGACGCGGTCCGCTCCTCCTACGAGAGGTTCACCGCCAAGGGCAGGCTGACCGCCGAGGACGCCGAGGCCGCGCTGGCCCGGATCACCACCACCACCGACCTGGACGCGGCGGCCGACGCCGACCTGGTGGTGGAGGCGGTCTTCGAGCGGATCGAGGTCAAGCGGGAGATCTTCCGCGACCTGGACCGGATCGTCGGCGACGACACCGTGCTGGCCTCCAACACCTCGGCCATCCCGATCACCGCGATCGCCGCGGCCACCGGACGCCCCGAACGCGTCGTCGGCACCCACTTCTTCTCGCCGGTCCCGATGATGCCGCTGTGCGAACTCGTCCGCGGCCACAAGACCGACGACGAGACGCTCGCCCGCGCCCGGGAGTTCGCCGAGGGCGTCGGCAAGACCTGCGTCGTCGTCAACCGCGACGTGGCCGGCTTCGTCACCACCCGGCTGATCTCCGCGCTGGTGGTGGAGGCGGTCAAGCTCTACGAGTCCGGCGTCGCCTCGGCCGAGGACATCGACACCGCCTGCCGGCTGGGCTTCGGCCACGCCATGGGCCCGCTCGCCACCGCCGACCTGACAGGCGTGGACATCCTGCTGCACGCCGCGGCGAACATCTACACCGAGTCCCAGGACGGGAAGTTCGCCCCGCCGGAGCTCATGCGGCGGATGGTTGACGCGGGGGACCTCGGCCGCAAGAGCGGCCAGGGCTTCTACACCTACTGA
- a CDS encoding STAS domain-containing protein, whose protein sequence is MHIRGDHARLVVGGRLDVVSAADARAALHTAVDSGRGDLVLDLTELDSWDATGLGVIMGAHRRAGRANRRLVLRGVPPQMQRLLVATRLHRILAIEAER, encoded by the coding sequence ATGCACATCAGGGGCGACCACGCCCGGCTGGTCGTCGGAGGCCGCCTCGACGTGGTCAGCGCGGCGGACGCCCGCGCGGCCCTGCACACCGCGGTCGACTCCGGCCGCGGCGACCTGGTGCTCGACCTGACCGAACTCGACTCCTGGGACGCCACCGGCCTCGGCGTGATCATGGGCGCCCACCGCCGGGCCGGCCGGGCCAACCGGCGGCTGGTGCTGCGTGGCGTGCCGCCGCAGATGCAGCGGCTGCTGGTCGCGACCCGGCTGCACCGTATTCTCGCGATCGAGGCCGAAAGGTGA
- a CDS encoding ATP-binding protein, with product MDQQTGGQQGGGRPEEWRPAEPPGGASDLRSTSGTGGATGFGATAPGGSSATGVPSAGVQAGAPPAGPSPVTGGTGLSASGGGADAAGGFAGFGSFGAEPPAAYDRPAAESPAPYDRPAAGQSGAPDRPAAGQSGAPDRPGGLERRDVSERRERVSRYEAVGSFDAFAAGAKRPGGSVPPQTPASPPAGPATDRVALPPAPSDPGSALAVRPAAEPPAVQEGTSLFDSTMPLPKLTRPTRDPLAPELVPPGGGSSRVPRIVTPEYLLTVNPVDGTEVVQCPPEERRTPVRRTPEERAAWISAARPAPPPGPPAPEVPLLERDEERERLIRLLARGRSIRVTGPSGAGRTALLESVANACADLAPDGVIWLSGYHLTAADLLHDLYTVVYSGTGFRPGRGELPGLLGDIGAIVVLDDVEIGGAALEELLDAAPECAFLMSATPDVPAPAPDSMVEEVLLSGLTRVACVDLLQLVTGRRLEEDETAWAADLWFESEGLPLRFVQAGALLRQRDGMRVPPDPDLDDSVWLNGSPPGPAESALPDLSGFDDLLPDVTLPEIPQLSALPLRSAAGDIPLPSLAESAAPADLLASRLSEAAREALAFAVALDGECPHPSHLPALVGDTHGDAALGELISVGLAVPVASHFRLAAGVVQQLGPAFAADGELNDVQAHTAALHYAWWTGHPSVTPERATAESEAILAAMTACRDGGHASAAVLLARTVAPVFAAALHWGAWERALRIGQEAARLSGEVAEEAYFHHELGVLALCTGRTDRARAELEASIALRAALADRQGTVVGRRTLALVNDRVGAAALELPPGVAAFVLPEAAPVAVSRTPPPAPSATRRLALLGSRRNLVAAGTGVLLAAVLGTIVTIGATAGTDGSPGQVKPVESVDSGAPDGTSPSSSGGVSAAPPASGTSPSTSESATDTAGPQTTTTDSGLSSPPDTPSGTSDSSSPTTSGTTGGHTTSGGSTSGSTTGGSTTGGPTTGGTTTGGSTTGGTTTGGPTTGGSTTGGPTTGGTTTGGPTTGGATTGGSTDGGSTDGGSTTGGATTGGATTGGSTDGGATDGGATGG from the coding sequence ATGGATCAGCAGACCGGCGGGCAGCAGGGCGGCGGCCGGCCGGAGGAGTGGCGGCCGGCCGAACCGCCGGGCGGCGCGTCGGACCTCCGGAGCACCTCGGGGACCGGCGGCGCGACGGGCTTCGGCGCCACGGCACCGGGCGGCTCGTCGGCGACCGGTGTGCCGTCGGCCGGTGTCCAGGCGGGCGCTCCGCCGGCCGGCCCCTCGCCGGTGACGGGCGGTACGGGGCTGTCGGCCAGCGGCGGGGGCGCGGACGCCGCCGGGGGCTTCGCGGGCTTCGGATCCTTCGGCGCAGAACCGCCGGCGGCCTACGACCGGCCCGCCGCCGAGTCCCCCGCCCCTTACGACCGGCCCGCCGCCGGGCAGTCCGGTGCTCCCGACCGGCCCGCCGCCGGGCAGTCCGGTGCTCCCGACCGGCCCGGCGGCCTGGAGCGGCGTGACGTCTCCGAACGGCGCGAGCGCGTCAGCCGGTACGAGGCGGTCGGCAGCTTCGACGCCTTCGCGGCCGGCGCCAAGCGGCCCGGCGGCTCCGTGCCCCCGCAGACGCCGGCCTCCCCGCCCGCCGGTCCCGCGACGGACCGTGTCGCGCTGCCCCCGGCGCCGTCCGACCCCGGCAGCGCCCTCGCGGTACGGCCGGCCGCCGAGCCGCCGGCCGTCCAGGAGGGCACCTCGCTGTTCGACAGCACGATGCCGCTGCCCAAGCTGACCCGGCCCACCCGTGACCCGCTCGCCCCCGAACTCGTGCCGCCCGGCGGCGGCAGCTCCCGGGTGCCGCGCATCGTCACCCCCGAGTACCTGCTCACCGTCAACCCGGTCGACGGCACCGAGGTCGTGCAGTGCCCGCCCGAGGAGCGGCGCACCCCGGTCCGCCGCACCCCCGAGGAGCGCGCCGCCTGGATCAGCGCGGCCCGCCCCGCGCCGCCGCCCGGCCCGCCCGCGCCCGAAGTGCCCCTGCTGGAACGGGACGAGGAGCGCGAGCGGCTCATCCGGCTGCTGGCCCGCGGCCGTTCGATACGGGTCACCGGACCGTCCGGCGCCGGCCGTACCGCGCTGCTGGAGTCCGTCGCCAACGCCTGCGCGGACCTCGCCCCCGACGGGGTGATCTGGCTGTCCGGCTACCACCTCACCGCCGCCGACCTGCTGCACGACCTCTACACCGTCGTCTACTCCGGCACCGGCTTCCGCCCCGGCCGCGGCGAACTCCCCGGCCTGCTGGGCGACATCGGTGCGATCGTGGTCCTGGACGACGTGGAGATCGGCGGCGCCGCGCTGGAGGAGCTCCTGGACGCGGCGCCCGAGTGCGCGTTCCTGATGTCCGCCACCCCCGACGTACCCGCGCCCGCGCCCGACTCCATGGTGGAGGAGGTGCTGCTGTCGGGACTGACCCGGGTCGCCTGCGTCGACCTGCTGCAACTCGTCACCGGGCGGCGGCTGGAGGAGGACGAGACCGCCTGGGCCGCCGACCTGTGGTTCGAGTCCGAGGGACTGCCGCTGCGGTTCGTCCAGGCCGGCGCGCTGCTGCGGCAGCGGGACGGCATGCGGGTGCCGCCCGACCCGGACCTCGACGACTCGGTGTGGCTGAACGGTTCGCCGCCCGGACCGGCCGAGTCCGCGCTGCCCGACCTCAGCGGCTTCGACGACCTGCTGCCCGACGTCACCCTGCCCGAGATACCCCAACTGTCGGCGCTGCCCCTGCGGTCGGCGGCCGGCGACATACCGCTGCCGTCGCTCGCGGAGAGCGCCGCCCCGGCCGACCTGCTGGCCTCCCGGCTCAGCGAGGCCGCCCGCGAGGCGCTCGCCTTCGCCGTCGCACTGGACGGCGAGTGCCCGCACCCCTCACACCTGCCCGCGCTGGTCGGCGACACCCACGGCGACGCGGCCCTCGGCGAACTCATCTCGGTCGGCCTCGCGGTGCCCGTCGCCTCGCATTTCCGGCTGGCCGCGGGTGTCGTCCAGCAGCTCGGCCCCGCGTTCGCCGCCGACGGCGAACTCAACGACGTACAGGCGCACACCGCGGCCCTGCACTACGCCTGGTGGACCGGCCACCCCTCCGTCACCCCGGAGCGCGCCACCGCCGAGTCCGAGGCGATCCTCGCGGCGATGACCGCGTGCCGCGACGGCGGCCACGCCTCCGCGGCGGTGCTGCTGGCCCGCACCGTCGCCCCCGTCTTCGCCGCGGCCCTGCACTGGGGCGCCTGGGAGCGGGCGCTGCGGATCGGCCAGGAGGCCGCCCGACTGTCCGGTGAAGTGGCGGAAGAGGCTTACTTCCACCACGAGTTGGGTGTGCTCGCGCTCTGCACCGGCCGGACGGACCGGGCCAGGGCGGAACTCGAGGCGTCGATCGCCCTGCGCGCCGCCCTGGCCGACCGCCAGGGCACGGTCGTCGGACGCCGCACCCTGGCCCTCGTCAACGACCGCGTCGGGGCCGCCGCGCTCGAACTCCCGCCGGGTGTCGCCGCCTTCGTCCTCCCCGAGGCGGCGCCCGTCGCCGTCAGCAGGACGCCGCCGCCCGCCCCCTCCGCGACCCGCCGGCTGGCCCTCCTCGGCTCCCGCCGCAACCTCGTCGCCGCCGGCACCGGTGTCCTGCTCGCCGCCGTCCTCGGCACGATCGTCACCATCGGCGCGACCGCGGGCACCGACGGCAGCCCCGGCCAGGTCAAGCCGGTCGAATCCGTTGACAGCGGCGCACCCGACGGCACGTCCCCGTCGTCCTCCGGCGGCGTCTCCGCGGCGCCCCCGGCGTCCGGGACCTCGCCGTCGACATCGGAGTCGGCGACGGACACGGCGGGCCCGCAGACCACGACGACCGACAGCGGCCTGTCCAGCCCGCCGGACACGCCCAGCGGTACGTCCGACTCGTCGTCCCCGACGACCAGCGGCACCACCGGCGGCCACACGACGTCCGGCGGCTCCACCAGCGGTTCGACCACGGGCGGTTCGACCACCGGCGGTCCCACGACCGGCGGCACGACCACGGGCGGGTCCACGACCGGCGGCACGACGACCGGTGGCCCCACCACCGGCGGTTCGACCACCGGTGGTCCCACGACCGGCGGCACGACGACCGGCGGCCCCACCACGGGCGGTGCCACCACCGGTGGTTCGACGGACGGCGGTTCGACGGACGGTGGTTCGACGACCGGCGGTGCCACCACGGGCGGTGCCACCACGGGCGGTTCGACGGACGGTGGCGCCACGGACGGCGGCGCGACCGGCGGCTGA
- a CDS encoding YybH family protein: MAEYEKALRPEDITRLFVERSNAGDAAGVAALYEEDAVLAYPPGSRTVGRAAIRTLWETVLADRPRFEPEAPLPTLISGDIALTATPPKDGTGARAQVVRRQPDGSWLRVLDQPEFARPAR, encoded by the coding sequence ATGGCGGAGTACGAGAAGGCCCTGCGGCCGGAGGACATCACCCGGTTGTTCGTCGAACGATCCAACGCCGGTGACGCGGCGGGGGTCGCCGCGCTCTACGAGGAGGACGCGGTGCTCGCGTACCCGCCCGGCAGCCGGACCGTCGGCCGGGCGGCCATCCGCACGCTGTGGGAGACGGTGCTGGCCGACCGCCCGCGCTTTGAACCGGAAGCCCCCTTGCCGACGCTGATCAGCGGCGACATCGCGCTCACCGCCACCCCGCCGAAGGACGGCACCGGCGCCCGCGCGCAGGTGGTCCGCCGCCAGCCCGACGGAAGCTGGCTGCGGGTGCTCGACCAGCCGGAGTTCGCCCGGCCCGCCCGCTGA
- a CDS encoding LysR family transcriptional regulator codes for MELRQLEYFVAVAEERNFTRAAARVRISQSGVSAQIRRLERELGAELFDRSARTATLTVAGKAALEHARAALAAAGAVEQAVGQVALVIRGQLTLGMVTGCTVTPWFDALAAFHRAHPGVRISLLEENSERLVESVRAGAVDLALVGTATAAPAGLEALTVISERLVVAVPPAHPLASRRRVALRHLTAYPIVCMPAGTGLRTVLDRACAAQGLHPEIALQASAADAIADLAARGLAVGVLSESMAARHSDRLAARILDDVTAPALLALAWRPAPAPALRELLRYCRGSFAGPEPGR; via the coding sequence ATGGAACTGAGGCAGCTGGAGTACTTCGTCGCGGTCGCCGAGGAGCGGAACTTCACCCGGGCCGCCGCGCGGGTGCGCATCAGCCAGTCCGGGGTCAGCGCCCAGATCCGCCGGCTGGAACGGGAACTCGGTGCCGAGCTGTTCGACCGGTCGGCGCGTACCGCCACCCTCACCGTCGCGGGGAAGGCCGCGCTCGAACACGCTCGGGCCGCGCTCGCCGCCGCCGGGGCGGTCGAGCAGGCGGTGGGCCAGGTGGCCTTGGTGATCCGCGGACAGCTCACCCTCGGCATGGTCACCGGTTGCACCGTCACCCCGTGGTTCGACGCGCTCGCCGCCTTCCACCGGGCCCATCCCGGAGTGCGGATCTCGCTGCTGGAGGAGAACTCCGAGCGGCTGGTGGAGTCGGTACGGGCCGGCGCCGTCGATCTGGCCCTGGTCGGAACCGCGACCGCCGCCCCGGCCGGACTGGAGGCGCTGACCGTCATCAGCGAACGGCTCGTCGTGGCGGTGCCCCCCGCGCACCCGCTGGCGTCGCGGCGGCGCGTCGCCCTCCGGCACCTGACCGCGTACCCGATCGTGTGCATGCCCGCCGGCACCGGGCTGCGTACTGTCCTGGACCGGGCCTGCGCGGCCCAAGGGCTGCACCCCGAGATCGCCCTCCAGGCCAGTGCCGCCGACGCCATCGCCGACCTCGCCGCCCGCGGGCTGGCCGTCGGCGTCCTCAGCGAGTCGATGGCCGCGCGTCACTCCGACCGGCTCGCCGCCCGCATCCTCGACGACGTCACCGCCCCCGCCCTCCTCGCCCTGGCCTGGCGGCCGGCCCCCGCGCCCGCGCTCCGCGAACTCCTGCGGTACTGCCGCGGGTCCTTTGCGGGGCCGGAGCCCGGCAGGTGA
- a CDS encoding ATP-binding protein encodes MVWLTPAAAPMPSAPSTFYVASIRLAAVPTAAGDSRAFVRQQLGRWELAEQTDAAELIASELVTNAVTQARSARDAAARAAVRGHHVIGVQLRATGTGLFVEVWDRSHGTPAIPRQDPDAEDGRGLLLATSLSERWGTYHPLAGGKIIWCELTRKTPEPLTAEPPPQAPDTHPRMADVELELLDMALTQRILDRLIHPPEPGPAR; translated from the coding sequence ATGGTGTGGTTGACGCCGGCGGCGGCGCCGATGCCGTCGGCGCCGAGTACGTTCTACGTCGCCAGCATCCGTCTGGCGGCCGTGCCCACCGCCGCCGGGGACTCCCGGGCGTTCGTCCGGCAGCAGCTCGGGCGCTGGGAGCTCGCCGAGCAGACCGACGCCGCCGAGCTGATCGCGTCCGAACTGGTCACCAACGCGGTCACGCAGGCACGCAGCGCCCGGGACGCCGCGGCGCGGGCGGCCGTCAGGGGCCACCACGTCATCGGCGTCCAGCTCCGCGCCACCGGCACCGGCCTCTTCGTCGAAGTCTGGGACCGCAGCCACGGCACACCCGCCATCCCCCGGCAGGACCCCGACGCCGAAGACGGCCGCGGACTGCTCCTGGCCACATCACTCAGCGAACGCTGGGGCACCTACCACCCCCTCGCCGGCGGAAAAATCATCTGGTGCGAACTCACACGGAAAACACCGGAACCTCTCACCGCCGAACCGCCACCCCAGGCCCCCGACACCCACCCCCGCATGGCCGACGTCGAACTCGAACTCCTCGACATGGCACTCACCCAACGCATCCTCGACCGACTCATCCACCCACCCGAACCCGGACCGGCCCGATGA
- a CDS encoding helix-turn-helix domain-containing protein, translating into MAETASGSTVPRRQLGRHLRELRNRARLTVRAAATALEWSDQKLWRIETGQTSMRSLDVEAMCRVYGADAELAAALMGLAKETKGRGWWHAYGDVIPETFDLYIGLEEAAERLNQYSAELVPGLLQTTDYARMLISGDNPGVADEEIERRVHVRTARQALLTRVTRPLTLEVALSEAVLRRPIGGQQVMATQLEHLLELAALPHVSIRVVHYGAGLHHGLMSGPFTMLHFPINGDGQPTEPTTVYVDGFTGDLYLDKPHEIERYGAAFTAIWGSALNDKESQALLHQAARELRQ; encoded by the coding sequence GTGGCAGAGACGGCAAGCGGCTCGACCGTGCCCCGCCGTCAACTGGGGCGACACCTGCGTGAGCTGCGCAACCGCGCGCGGTTGACGGTGCGTGCAGCGGCGACAGCTCTGGAGTGGTCGGACCAGAAGCTATGGCGCATCGAGACGGGGCAGACGTCCATGCGCAGCCTGGACGTTGAGGCCATGTGCCGGGTTTACGGCGCCGACGCCGAACTGGCTGCGGCACTCATGGGTCTTGCCAAGGAGACGAAGGGCCGGGGTTGGTGGCATGCGTACGGTGACGTGATCCCGGAGACGTTCGACTTGTACATCGGACTGGAGGAAGCGGCGGAACGCCTCAACCAGTACAGTGCCGAACTGGTCCCCGGACTGTTGCAAACCACCGACTACGCGCGGATGTTGATCAGTGGGGACAATCCCGGGGTTGCCGACGAGGAGATCGAGCGGCGAGTCCACGTGCGGACTGCTCGGCAAGCGCTGCTGACCAGAGTGACGAGGCCCCTTACCCTGGAAGTGGCACTCAGTGAAGCCGTCCTCCGAAGGCCTATCGGTGGTCAGCAGGTGATGGCGACTCAGCTTGAGCACCTACTCGAACTGGCGGCACTGCCCCACGTCTCCATCCGCGTCGTGCACTACGGAGCGGGGTTGCATCACGGGCTCATGTCCGGGCCGTTCACCATGCTGCACTTTCCGATCAACGGCGATGGTCAGCCGACCGAACCCACCACGGTCTACGTCGACGGCTTCACCGGTGATCTGTACCTCGACAAGCCGCACGAGATCGAACGCTACGGCGCAGCGTTCACAGCAATCTGGGGCTCTGCCTTGAACGACAAGGAGTCACAGGCCCTCCTTCACCAGGCAGCAAGGGAGCTACGGCAGTGA
- a CDS encoding DUF397 domain-containing protein codes for MSSELTGAVWRKSSRSANNGQCVEVAFLDDRRVAMRDSKNPTGPALVFTPGEFGAFVAGVAAGEFNQR; via the coding sequence ATGAGTTCTGAGCTGACGGGCGCGGTGTGGCGCAAGTCCAGCCGGTCCGCGAACAATGGTCAGTGCGTAGAGGTCGCTTTTCTCGACGACCGGCGGGTCGCCATGCGGGACAGCAAGAACCCGACCGGCCCTGCCCTGGTTTTCACGCCGGGCGAGTTCGGTGCGTTCGTCGCCGGCGTGGCCGCGGGAGAGTTCAACCAGCGGTAG
- a CDS encoding ATP-binding protein: MNIFVNRSDELGQLNAGLTDRHGGRLVASVHVVAGTAGAGKTSLVLHWAHQVKDRFPDGQLFVNLRGYDPGEPVTAAQALQRFLRALGVTAAEVPQDVDDAAAMYRSLLADHRVLILLDNAATVSQVRPLLPGGGDSLVVVTSRSRLASLSVRDGAHRITLGTLPEPEAVALLRAVVRDYRPEDDADELAELAHLCARLPLALRIAAERAASHPHMRLDELISDLRDESALWEALSTGIDEEAEAIRSVFAWSYRALPTHSARLFRLLGLHPTGEFSLHAAAALGELALSRTRQLLDDLVGAHLLEQNAPDRFQFHDLLRAYATDRVQSEESADQRQAARRRVLSWYLHTADAAQTWLYPSEDRLPLPEPLPEVRPLVFADYNAAVDWSEREHGTFLPAVRDAASNGLDQTAWQLATVLWFTRPPSSSERDWLEAGRIGLEAAARQEDQRAQRRLLVNTGIAHRALNNFSEGLDVLNKAVLLARSSQSRSDEAQALNLIGLIHLRRRELDLADSHFVQAMSVFRDLGDSRRTATALANIASTRLSAGRLPEAASVIDEALAAHRALGNRGGEGNLLRIAAALRLEEGDADAARRSIDEALDIALALRDHAREGFWLLTLGDVQRAAAQYGDALISYQRSAMLHRRLGDRSREALAWRGTGQAYAAMDRHGEAAAFHRQAAFVHRDLKDTWQLALELDHLAAAVHTEDPEAARAHWTEALTHLTPFTDPRAVSFRSRVEALVTRSDG, from the coding sequence GTGAACATCTTCGTCAATCGCTCCGACGAACTGGGCCAGCTGAACGCGGGGCTCACCGACCGACACGGCGGCCGCCTCGTCGCCTCCGTCCATGTGGTGGCCGGCACGGCGGGAGCGGGCAAGACCTCACTGGTCCTGCACTGGGCGCACCAGGTCAAGGACCGATTCCCCGACGGCCAGCTCTTCGTCAACCTCCGCGGCTACGACCCCGGAGAACCGGTCACCGCCGCCCAGGCACTTCAGCGCTTCCTGCGAGCCCTGGGCGTAACCGCAGCCGAGGTTCCCCAAGATGTCGACGACGCGGCAGCCATGTACCGTTCACTGCTCGCCGACCACCGAGTCCTGATCCTCCTGGACAACGCGGCAACGGTCAGCCAGGTCCGCCCGCTGCTCCCCGGCGGTGGAGACAGCCTCGTCGTGGTCACCAGCCGCAGCCGCCTGGCATCCCTCTCGGTACGGGACGGCGCTCACCGGATCACCCTGGGGACGCTTCCGGAGCCGGAGGCGGTCGCTCTGCTGCGGGCCGTCGTTCGAGACTACCGGCCCGAGGACGACGCGGACGAACTCGCAGAACTGGCGCATCTGTGCGCCCGCCTTCCGCTCGCCCTGCGGATCGCAGCGGAGCGCGCGGCCAGCCACCCGCACATGCGACTCGACGAACTCATCAGCGATCTGCGTGATGAGTCCGCCCTCTGGGAGGCCCTGAGTACCGGCATCGACGAGGAGGCCGAGGCCATCCGGTCGGTCTTCGCCTGGTCCTACCGCGCCCTCCCCACCCACTCGGCCCGCCTCTTCCGGCTCCTGGGCCTGCACCCCACAGGGGAGTTCAGCCTCCACGCCGCAGCGGCCCTCGGTGAGCTTGCGCTCAGCAGAACACGCCAGCTGCTCGACGATCTCGTCGGTGCTCACCTGCTGGAGCAAAACGCCCCCGACCGGTTCCAGTTCCATGACCTTTTGCGTGCTTACGCCACCGACCGGGTCCAGTCGGAGGAGTCCGCCGACCAGCGGCAAGCAGCGCGACGACGCGTCCTGAGCTGGTACCTCCACACCGCCGACGCCGCCCAGACCTGGCTCTATCCGTCCGAAGACCGCCTGCCACTGCCTGAACCCCTGCCAGAAGTCAGGCCGCTCGTCTTCGCCGACTACAACGCCGCCGTCGATTGGTCGGAACGGGAGCACGGCACCTTCCTTCCCGCCGTGCGGGACGCTGCCAGCAACGGACTGGACCAGACCGCCTGGCAGTTGGCCACCGTCCTGTGGTTCACACGGCCCCCTTCCTCCTCGGAGCGCGACTGGTTGGAGGCGGGTCGCATCGGGCTGGAGGCAGCCGCGAGACAGGAGGACCAAAGAGCGCAGAGGCGGTTGCTCGTCAACACCGGCATCGCGCACAGGGCCCTGAACAACTTCTCCGAGGGCCTGGACGTCCTGAACAAAGCCGTCTTGTTGGCCCGCAGCTCGCAGAGCCGGTCCGACGAGGCCCAGGCTCTCAACCTCATCGGCCTGATCCATCTACGGCGACGCGAACTCGACCTGGCGGACTCGCACTTCGTGCAAGCCATGTCCGTCTTCCGCGACCTGGGCGACAGCCGACGAACCGCCACCGCACTGGCCAACATCGCCAGCACCCGCCTGAGCGCCGGCCGCCTGCCCGAAGCCGCCTCAGTCATCGACGAGGCACTGGCCGCGCACCGGGCTCTGGGCAACCGAGGCGGTGAGGGCAACCTCCTGCGGATCGCAGCCGCGCTGCGACTCGAAGAGGGCGACGCGGATGCCGCACGGCGGTCCATCGACGAGGCACTTGACATCGCGCTCGCCCTGCGCGACCACGCCCGGGAGGGCTTCTGGCTCCTCACCCTCGGCGATGTCCAGCGCGCTGCCGCCCAGTACGGCGATGCCCTGATCTCCTACCAGCGCTCCGCCATGCTCCACCGACGGCTCGGCGACCGCAGCCGCGAAGCCCTGGCCTGGCGCGGTACGGGCCAGGCGTACGCCGCGATGGATCGCCACGGTGAGGCCGCCGCTTTCCACCGCCAGGCCGCGTTCGTCCACCGTGACCTCAAAGACACCTGGCAGCTCGCCCTGGAACTCGACCACCTGGCCGCAGCCGTTCACACGGAAGACCCGGAGGCCGCCCGTGCCCATTGGACTGAGGCCCTGACCCACCTCACTCCTTTTACCGATCCCCGGGCCGTGTCCTTCCGCTCCCGTGTGGAGGCGCTGGTGACCCGATCCGATGGTTGA
- a CDS encoding DUF6879 family protein produces MLDLPSPELPDELGERLTREAYKRDFQERRAAVRDGESWKLERLQHFEETNDDSRQALRQGDWPAVLRLFEAERDALVRRARAEAARGAVTHRVRVVEEPLTPYVQWELHWLRLTAECGHSVRVLPAVAVAAAESKAPLPELNLLDGRVLYRVLYTEAGRPDGAVRFTDPGTVGNWARYLRALYGAAETVQVYFDRAVADLPPPPAA; encoded by the coding sequence ATGCTTGATCTCCCCAGCCCTGAGCTACCCGACGAGCTGGGTGAGCGGCTCACACGCGAGGCCTACAAGCGGGACTTCCAGGAGCGGCGGGCGGCGGTCCGTGATGGGGAGTCCTGGAAACTCGAGCGGTTGCAGCACTTTGAGGAGACGAACGACGACAGCCGGCAGGCGCTCCGCCAAGGAGACTGGCCGGCGGTGCTGCGGCTGTTCGAGGCCGAGCGTGACGCCCTGGTTCGAAGGGCCCGGGCGGAGGCGGCGCGGGGCGCGGTAACCCATCGCGTTCGTGTGGTCGAGGAGCCGCTGACGCCGTACGTGCAGTGGGAGCTGCACTGGCTCCGGCTTACCGCGGAGTGCGGGCACTCCGTTCGTGTCCTGCCTGCAGTTGCGGTCGCCGCGGCCGAGAGCAAAGCGCCCCTGCCCGAGTTGAACCTCCTGGATGGTCGGGTTCTCTACCGGGTGCTGTACACCGAGGCCGGCCGCCCCGACGGGGCGGTCCGCTTCACCGATCCCGGCACGGTGGGAAACTGGGCGAGGTATCTGCGGGCGCTGTACGGGGCCGCAGAGACGGTCCAGGTGTACTTCGACCGTGCCGTGGCCGACCTGCCTCCGCCGCCCGCGGCCTGA
- a CDS encoding eCIS core domain-containing protein: MPADTGSKAAPRLHASGSPRYDLPAEVVIHTGTAARRCAAELGARAHTSGDRVVVGPGGRGRRALARGLTHVIQRRGGPVPGSCA, translated from the coding sequence ATGCCCGCAGATACGGGATCCAAGGCCGCCCCTCGCCTGCACGCTTCCGGGTCTCCTCGCTATGACTTACCCGCTGAGGTCGTTATCCACACCGGCACCGCCGCCCGCCGCTGCGCGGCCGAGCTCGGCGCGCGTGCGCACACCTCCGGCGACCGCGTGGTCGTCGGTCCGGGCGGCCGGGGGCGGCGCGCCCTCGCCCGCGGCTTGACCCACGTCATCCAGCGGCGCGGTGGTCCTGTCCCGGGCTCCTGCGCTTGA